From Triticum urartu cultivar G1812 chromosome 2, Tu2.1, whole genome shotgun sequence, a single genomic window includes:
- the LOC125537605 gene encoding putative pentatricopeptide repeat-containing protein At1g74580 yields the protein MPGEAVALTAPAYGALIHRLASTGRVDAVHAALASARSALAPASLHPLYVASIRAFARAGRLQAAVDAFERMDLFACPPQATAYNAIMDALVHAHHHHQAHKVYVRMLATGLAPDLHTHTIRLRSFCLTARPHVALRLLRTLPDRGCHARPVAYCTVVSGLYAHGHPHDARRLFDEMLQGPVFLDTATFNKVLHDLCKKGDISEAAALLAKVLKRGMSVNRFTYNIWIRGLCECGRLAQAVALVKEMDDYITPDVVTYNTLIRGLCKGYRAQEAAHYLRRMMNRGCMPDDFTYNTIIDGYCKMGMMQEATELLKDAVFKGFVPDRVTYCSLINGLCAEGDIERALELFNEAQAKELKPDLVVYNSLIKGLCRQGLILQALQVMNEMSEDGCHPDIWTYNIVINGLCKMGNISDATVVMNDAILKGYLPDVFTFNTLIDGYCKRLKLDSALQLVERMWTYGITPDAITYNSVLNGLCKSGKANEVNETFKEMTLKGCRPNTITYNILIENFCKSNKLEEASGVIVRMSQEGLAPDAVSFNTLIHGFCRNGEIEGAYILFQKLEEKGYSTTADTFNILISAYCSQLNMQMAESIFEKMVQKGYRPDSYTYRVLIDGSCKTANVDRAYEHLVEMINGGFIPSMATFGRVINTLAVNHQITEAVGVIRVMVRIGVVPEVVDTILSADKKKIAAPKILVEDLMKKGHISYPTYEVLHEGVRDNKLNRKQEQNKYI from the coding sequence ATGCCAGGCGAAGCCGTCGCTTTGACGGCCCCGGCGTACGGCGCTCTGATCCACCGCCTCGCCTCCACCGGCCGCGTCGATGCCGTCCACGCCGCCCTCGCCTCCGCGCGCTCGGCCCTCGCCCCCGCCTCCCTCCACCCGCTCTACGTCGCCTCCATACGCGCCTTCGCCCGGGCCGGCCGCCTCCAGGCCGCCGTCGACGCCTTCGAGCGCATGGACCTCTTCGCCTGCCCGCCCCAAGCCACCGCCTATAACGCCATAATGGACGCCCTCGTCCAcgcccaccaccaccaccaggctCACAAGGTCTACGTCAGGATGCTCGCCACCGGGCTTGCCCCCGACCTTCACACCCACACCATCCGCCTCCGCTCCTTCTGCCTCACCGCCCGCCCGCATGTTGCCCTCAGACTCCTGCGCACTCTGCCAGACCGTGGATGCCATGCCAGACCCGTCGCATACTGCACCGTCGTGTCTGGACTCTATGCGCACGGCCACCCCCACGACGCACGTCGCCTGTTCGATGAAATGCTCCAGGGACCGGTGTTCCTTGATACTGCCACTTTTAACAAGGTCCTGCATGATCTTTGCAAGAAAGGGGATATCTCTGAGGCTGCCGCGCTTCTCGCCAAGGTTCTCAAGCGGGGGATGTCTGTGAACAGGTTCACCTACAATATTTGGATCAGGGGGCTCTGCGAATGTGGGAGGTTGGCCCAAGCCGTTGCACTTGTAAAAGAGATGGACGACTACATCACACCAGACGTTGTGACCTACAACACGCTCATCCGTGGCCTTTGCAAGGGCTACAGAGCCCAGGAGGCTGCACACTACCTTCGTAGGATGATGAACCGGGGCTGCATGCCAGATGATTTCACCTATAACACCATTATTGATGGGTACTGCAAGATGGGAATGATGCAAGAAGCTACTGAGCTCCTTAAGGATGCTGTCTTTAAAGGTTTTGTACCGGACCGGGTCACATATTGCTCCTTGATCAATGGCCTATGTGCCGAGGGTGATATCGAGAGGGCGCTGGAGCTGTTTAATGAGGCCCAAGCAAAAGAACTGAAACCTGATCTGGTAGTGTACAATTCTCTTATCAAGGGACTCTGTCGCCAGGGGCTGATCTTGCAGGCCTTGCAGGTCATGAATGAGATGTCCGAGGACGGTTGTCATCCTGACATTTGGACATACAACATTGTTATCAATGGGCTGTGCAAAATGGGGAATATTTCGGATGCCACAGTTGTGATGAACGATGCCATTTTGAAAGGATACCTTCCTGATGTGTTCACCTTCAACACATTGATTGATGGGTACTGCAAGAGGTTGAAGCTGGACAGTGCTCTTCAGCTTGTTGAAAGGATGTGGACATATGGCATCACCCCTGATGCTATCACATACAATTCGGTCCTTAATGGTCTCTGCAAGTCTGGGAAGGCCAATGAAGTTAACGAAACATTCAAAGAGATGACACTTAAAGGATGTCGCCCAAACACTATTACCTACAACATACTGATAGAGAATTTCTGCAAGTCCAATAAATTGGAAGAGGCCTCTGGGGTGATAGTGAGGATGAGTCAAGAAGGACTAGCTCCTGATGCAGTTAGCTTCAACACACTTATTCATGGATTTTGTAGGAATGGTGAGATTGAGGGAGCGTACATACTTTTTCAAAAATTGGAGGAAAAGGGGTACTCCACAACAGCTGATACATTTAATATCCTAATTAGCGCATATTGCAGTCAACTGAACATGCAAATGGCTGAAAGTATTTTTGAGAAGATGGTCCAGAAGGGATATAGACCTGATTCGTATACTTATCGCGTCCTAATTGATGGATCATGCAAGACTGCAAATGTTGACCGTGCATACGAGCATCTCGTGGAAATGATAAATGGGGGTTTCATTCCATCAATGGCTACTTTTGGCCGTGTAATAAATACACTCGCAGTGAACCATCAGATTACGGAAGCTGTGGGCGTTATTCGTGTCATGGTTAGAATTGGAGTTGTTCCCGAGGTTGTAGATACCATCTTGAGTGCTGATAAGAAGAAGATAGCTGCACCAAAGATACTTGTTGAGGACTTGATGAAGAAGGGTCACATTAGTTACCCTACTTATGAAGTACTGCATGAAGGAGTGAGAGATAACAAACTAAATAGAAAACAGGAACAGAATAAATATATTTAG